The nucleotide window GCTATTCCGAAGGCTTTGCGCCAGGAGATAGAGGAGTATACACGCGGTATGGATAGCGGTGAGTATCTGTTTGCTAGTCGTAAGGGAAACGGCTATATATCGACTACACAGGCGTATAGAGCGCTACAAAAGGCTGCTGACGCTTTAGGACGTAATGATATTGGAACGCACACAATGCGGAAAACATTCGGTTATCATCATTACAAGCGGAATAAAGACGTGGCGATGCTGCAGCAGCTGTTCAATCATGCGGCTCCGTCTATTACGTTAAGGTATATCGGTATTACTAACGATGAAATAGACGCAACGTTAGAAGATTTCAGCTTATAACTAAACGAAGTAAAGCGATCAGCTATCGGAGTTGGTCGCCTTTTTTGTGCTCAAATCCGCTGACTCCCAAGCGCCATATTCTGTACGGTCGCATCTGCTGTCCGAGAATCGTAAGCACCAAATTGAAAACACGCCGATTTTCTAACGTTTACCCAGGACGTACCCTTAACGTAGAACTATCGCAACCTCTAAAAAATTCCGCTATAATTTTTCGAAACTAGCCGGATAACCTTCGCAGATTCGACCTCAGACGCATCGAGAATCGGATAAGCGGGTAGTTGGTCGATTGGATTCGTTTAAACTGCGTTAATTTTACGTTGGGACAATTGAACGTTTTTCGCATAATAACGCGTTGAGTCACTGTAAAAAGTCGGATGGTATAAACGGAGTTGAGGCGTTATACTTTGTCCGTAAAGGAGTGTTATAACGATGCACACACGTAATTTAACTAGCAACCAAGTCCGGAAAGAATTAGGATTAAACGGAAATAGAAGCGGAGTAATTTTCGATATTTCAAACATGTTATCCGATAGAATCGGGAGTTATGGCGGCTGCAATGGCTTATATTATTCGCAAAAGGAGGTAGCGGAATTGAGTTACGCTTTTTGGCGAATGAAGAACGAATATGAGATGGCGGCGGTAGTTAACGAAATTTATGATATGTGGTATGCGGATTAGTCTTTACAACCGTTTCCATTTAACGTATGATGGAGCGTAAGAAGGTCGACTATGCAATGTACGACTATTGAACGGAGCTTGTCCGGTAGTACGCTTATATCATCGTCTCAAATGACGCTACATAGAGCGATACAACCATACGCTATAATAACGATTGTATGGACGTGGGTTCGACTCCCACCGTCTCCATATTTTAATTTCATTGAGTTTCAATGAGCATCAAAACCCTTGGATTCAAGGGTTTTTTATTTTGCACTATTTCATTAAATCGCAAGTAATTTCAACAAACCGATGCTAAAACCGATGTTAAAGATTCGCTTTTAAATACTCATGAAGCTATCGAATTTATTGATGGCTTCTTCTTTTGCTTTTTTGGAAACGTGCGCATAAATGTTCATCGTTGTTTGGATATCCGAATGACCTAAGCGATCTTGGACTTCCTTTATGTTTACTCCCGCCTCTAATAAAAGCGAACAATGAGTATGACGAAAGCCGTGCGTCGTAATTTTAGGTAAATCATATTTTTTCAGAATTTGCTCTAGCCATGTTCTCGTCTTTGTAGGCTGCATTAAGTCATTATTCTCATTACTAAAAACTAGTTGCTTCGGTTGCGTGGTATTTACCCCTAACGCAAAGTATTCTTTCTTTTGTAGCTTTTTCCACTCAGATAGGATATTCATCGTTCGGGTATCCATTTTAATAAAACGAGAATCACCAGTCTTAGTATCC belongs to Solibacillus sp. FSL R7-0682 and includes:
- a CDS encoding site-specific integrase, giving the protein MTNEKNVQPLRSAEEIADMRWALSRYATARDVFMFNFGINTGLRVSDIVPLQVSDIRGKTHLTIKEQKTAKSKRFAIPKALRQEIEEYTRGMDSGEYLFASRKGNGYISTTQAYRALQKAADALGRNDIGTHTMRKTFGYHHYKRNKDVAMLQQLFNHAAPSITLRYIGITNDEIDATLEDFSL